The Pasteurella multocida genome contains a region encoding:
- the rppH gene encoding RNA pyrophosphohydrolase has product MIDFDGYRPNVGIVICNSKGQVLWAKRYGQNSWQFPQGGINDNESAEQAMYRELFEEVGLSPKDVKILYISKHWLRYKLPKRLLRYDSKPVCIGQKQRWFLLQLVSDEKNINMQSSKSPEFDGWRWVSFWYPVRQVVSFKKEVYRKAMKEFASVLFDGAKENLLSSKSNESDLKTHHTTKKSTFLTKHSKKHFHKSRG; this is encoded by the coding sequence GTGATCGATTTCGATGGCTACCGTCCGAATGTAGGTATTGTCATTTGCAATAGTAAAGGACAAGTACTTTGGGCTAAAAGATACGGACAAAATTCTTGGCAATTTCCTCAAGGCGGCATTAATGACAATGAAAGCGCCGAGCAAGCCATGTATCGGGAATTGTTTGAAGAAGTTGGCTTATCGCCTAAAGATGTCAAAATATTATATATTTCAAAACATTGGTTACGTTATAAATTACCAAAACGTTTGTTACGTTACGACAGCAAACCCGTGTGTATCGGTCAAAAACAACGTTGGTTTCTATTGCAGCTGGTTTCCGATGAAAAAAATATCAACATGCAATCCAGTAAATCACCTGAATTTGATGGTTGGCGCTGGGTCAGCTTCTGGTATCCTGTCCGCCAAGTCGTGTCTTTTAAAAAAGAAGTGTATCGTAAAGCAATGAAAGAATTTGCTTCAGTCCTCTTTGATGGGGCGAAAGAAAATCTTTTATCGAGCAAAAGCAATGAAAGTGATTTAAAGACACATCACACAACAAAAAAATCCACATTTTTAACCAAGCACTCAAAAAAACATTTTCATAAATCAAGGGGTTGA
- a CDS encoding sulfite exporter TauE/SafE family protein, with amino-acid sequence MFTFFLICLAVGAFAGFLAGLFGIGGGLVIVPVLVYLMPKYVGVPEAMVMACALGTSFATIVITGFSSAQRHHKLGNVVWDVVKVLAPVIMITTFISGFFISYLPKDISARLFACLVIYLAIKMFLSVKPKPVTKALTKASTIIAGILIGMASSAAGIGGGGFIVPFLNSRGIDMKKAIGSSAVCGSLLAIAGMLSFMIAGWKVEGLPEYSMGYVYLPALVGITLTSIFTSKIGATVTSILPVPILKKAFALMLLILAINMILK; translated from the coding sequence ATGTTCACCTTTTTTCTTATATGCCTGGCGGTTGGTGCATTTGCAGGCTTTTTAGCCGGTCTTTTTGGCATCGGTGGCGGTCTTGTCATTGTACCTGTACTCGTTTATTTAATGCCTAAATACGTTGGTGTGCCGGAAGCGATGGTGATGGCTTGTGCGCTTGGCACGTCTTTTGCCACCATTGTGATTACCGGTTTTTCTTCTGCTCAACGCCATCATAAACTCGGTAATGTTGTGTGGGATGTGGTCAAAGTGCTTGCCCCTGTTATCATGATCACAACTTTTATTTCGGGTTTCTTCATCAGCTATTTACCCAAAGACATTTCAGCAAGACTCTTTGCTTGTTTAGTGATCTATCTTGCTATCAAGATGTTTCTTTCCGTTAAACCTAAACCAGTCACTAAAGCGTTAACCAAAGCCTCAACCATCATAGCTGGTATCCTTATTGGTATGGCATCTAGCGCGGCTGGAATTGGTGGCGGTGGTTTTATTGTTCCCTTCCTCAATTCAAGAGGCATTGATATGAAAAAAGCAATTGGTTCTTCTGCAGTGTGCGGGAGCTTATTGGCAATTGCGGGTATGCTAAGCTTTATGATTGCGGGTTGGAAAGTAGAAGGGCTGCCAGAATATTCTATGGGCTATGTTTATTTACCTGCGTTAGTCGGCATTACGTTAACTTCTATTTTTACTTCAAAAATTGGTGCAACAGTCACTTCCATATTACCCGTGCCTATTCTTAAGAAAGCTTTTGCGCTTATGCTGCTTATCCTGGCTATCAACATGATTCTAAAATAA
- the lgt gene encoding prolipoprotein diacylglyceryl transferase: MQSSYFSFPQFDPVIFEIGPIGLRWYGLMYLLGFLFARWLAVKRANQTGSGWTTDQVDSLLFNGFMGVFLGGRIGYVLFYQFDYFLQDPAYLFRVWEGGMSFHGGLIGVILAMLITAKIQKRGFWQTADFVAPLIPFGLGMGRIGNFINDELWGRVTDVPWAVLFPSGGYLPRHPSQLYEAVLEGIVLFFILNWYIKKPRPIGATAGLFLLGYGIFRFIVEFFREPDAQLGLYFGQHISMGQILSTPMILIGAVIMLVAYQSAGKKR, encoded by the coding sequence ATGCAATCGAGTTATTTTTCATTTCCACAATTTGATCCCGTCATTTTTGAAATCGGTCCTATCGGTTTACGTTGGTATGGCTTAATGTATCTGCTGGGGTTTCTCTTTGCCCGTTGGCTTGCGGTGAAACGTGCTAACCAAACAGGCAGTGGCTGGACAACAGACCAAGTGGATAGCCTGTTATTTAACGGTTTTATGGGCGTTTTTTTAGGTGGGCGCATTGGTTACGTGTTGTTTTATCAATTCGATTATTTCTTACAAGATCCTGCGTATTTATTCCGTGTTTGGGAAGGCGGTATGTCTTTCCATGGCGGCTTAATTGGTGTGATTTTAGCCATGTTAATCACGGCTAAAATACAAAAACGGGGTTTCTGGCAAACGGCGGATTTTGTGGCACCGTTGATTCCATTTGGCTTAGGTATGGGACGCATCGGCAACTTTATCAATGACGAATTGTGGGGGCGTGTCACGGATGTGCCATGGGCAGTCTTATTCCCATCAGGCGGATATTTACCACGCCATCCATCACAGCTATACGAAGCGGTATTAGAAGGCATTGTGCTATTCTTTATTCTGAATTGGTATATCAAAAAACCTCGACCAATCGGTGCAACCGCTGGTTTATTCTTACTCGGTTACGGTATTTTCCGTTTTATCGTTGAGTTTTTCCGTGAGCCTGATGCCCAATTAGGCTTATATTTTGGTCAACACATCTCTATGGGACAAATTCTCTCCACACCAATGATTCTCATTGGTGCGGTAATCATGTTAGTGGCATATCAAAGTGCGGGTAAAAAAAGGTAA
- a CDS encoding thymidylate synthase, which yields MKHYLELCQRIVDEGVWVENERTGKRCLTVIDADLTYDVANNQFPLITTRKSYWKAAIAEFLGYIRGYDNAADFRKLGTKTWDANANENSAWLNNPHRKGTDDMGRVYGVQGRAWRKPNGETVDQLRKIVNNLRNGIDDRGEIMTFFNPGEFELGCLRPCMHTHTFSLLGDTLYLTSYQRSCDVPLGLNFNQIQVFTFLALMAQITGKKAGKAYHKIINAHIYEDQLDLMKNVQLKREPFPLPQLHINPEIKTLEDLETWVTMDDFKVTGYQCHDAIKYPFSV from the coding sequence ATGAAACACTATTTAGAACTTTGCCAACGTATCGTTGATGAAGGTGTTTGGGTTGAAAATGAACGAACTGGAAAACGTTGTTTGACCGTGATTGATGCAGATCTCACCTACGATGTTGCCAATAACCAATTTCCGTTGATCACCACACGCAAAAGCTATTGGAAAGCGGCAATTGCAGAATTTTTAGGTTATATCCGTGGCTATGACAATGCGGCAGATTTCCGCAAACTCGGCACCAAAACCTGGGATGCCAATGCTAATGAAAACAGTGCATGGCTCAATAATCCGCACCGCAAAGGCACCGATGATATGGGACGTGTTTATGGCGTACAAGGGCGTGCATGGCGCAAACCGAACGGTGAAACCGTCGATCAATTGCGCAAAATCGTCAATAATCTGCGCAACGGCATTGATGACCGTGGTGAAATCATGACCTTCTTCAACCCCGGTGAATTTGAACTGGGTTGCCTACGTCCTTGCATGCACACCCACACCTTCTCATTACTCGGTGATACCCTCTATCTCACCAGTTATCAGCGTTCTTGTGATGTGCCGCTTGGCTTGAATTTCAACCAAATTCAAGTGTTCACCTTTCTTGCCTTGATGGCACAAATTACGGGCAAAAAAGCGGGTAAGGCGTACCACAAAATCATCAATGCACACATTTATGAAGATCAACTTGATCTCATGAAAAATGTGCAATTAAAACGTGAACCCTTCCCGTTGCCACAATTGCACATTAACCCCGAGATTAAAACCCTCGAAGATTTAGAAACTTGGGTGACAATGGACGATTTTAAGGTCACGGGCTATCAATGCCACGATGCCATTAAATATCCTTTCTCTGTGTAA
- the tadA gene encoding tRNA adenosine(34) deaminase TadA, translating into MQSDMDEKWMRHALRLADKAEQLGEIPVGAVLVDEQGNLLGEGWNLSISESDPTAHAEIVALRQGGQRLQNYRLLNTTLYVTLEPCTMCAGAILHSRIKRLVFGATDYKTGAVGSRFHFFDDYKMNHVIEITAGVLQEECSQKISAFFQKRREQQKIAKQKSQLET; encoded by the coding sequence ATGCAATCTGACATGGATGAAAAATGGATGCGTCATGCATTACGCTTGGCTGATAAAGCAGAGCAATTAGGCGAGATTCCAGTGGGTGCTGTGTTAGTCGATGAGCAGGGGAATCTATTAGGTGAAGGGTGGAATTTATCCATCAGTGAATCCGACCCCACTGCACATGCTGAAATTGTCGCATTACGTCAAGGCGGGCAACGCTTACAAAACTACCGCCTGCTCAACACCACGTTGTATGTCACCCTGGAACCCTGCACCATGTGTGCAGGGGCAATTTTACATAGCCGTATTAAACGTCTGGTGTTTGGTGCGACCGATTACAAAACAGGCGCCGTCGGTTCACGTTTTCATTTTTTTGATGACTATAAAATGAATCATGTGATAGAAATTACCGCTGGTGTATTGCAAGAAGAATGTAGCCAAAAAATCAGTGCCTTTTTCCAAAAACGCCGAGAACAACAAAAAATCGCTAAACAAAAAAGCCAGCTTGAAACATAA
- the pflA gene encoding pyruvate formate lyase 1-activating protein: MAVVGRIHSYESCGTVDGPGIRFILFMQGCLMRCQYCHNRDTWDLHAGKEITVEELMKEVVTYRHFMNASGGGVTASGGEAVLQAEFVRDWFSACKKEGIHTCLDTNGFVRNYDHVIDELLDVTDLVLLDLKQLNDKIHQNLIGVPNKRTLEFAQYLAKRNQPVWIRYVVVPGYTDADEDIHLLGHFIKDMKNIEKVELLPYHRLGAHKWEAMGEKYELEEVNPPTKESLEHIKSILESYGHIVKY, from the coding sequence ATGGCTGTTGTGGGAAGAATTCATTCTTACGAATCCTGTGGCACTGTTGATGGGCCCGGTATTCGTTTTATTTTATTTATGCAAGGTTGCTTAATGCGTTGCCAATACTGTCACAATCGAGATACGTGGGATTTGCACGCCGGCAAGGAAATTACTGTTGAGGAATTAATGAAAGAAGTGGTGACTTATCGCCACTTTATGAACGCATCTGGTGGAGGCGTTACCGCCTCTGGTGGCGAAGCGGTATTGCAAGCAGAGTTTGTACGTGATTGGTTTAGCGCTTGTAAAAAAGAGGGGATTCATACCTGTTTAGATACCAACGGTTTTGTGCGTAATTATGATCACGTGATTGATGAGCTGTTAGATGTGACGGATCTTGTATTACTCGATCTCAAACAACTGAATGATAAAATTCACCAAAACTTAATCGGTGTACCAAATAAGCGCACTTTAGAGTTTGCTCAATATCTAGCCAAACGTAATCAGCCTGTTTGGATTCGTTATGTTGTCGTACCGGGTTATACCGATGCCGATGAAGATATTCATTTATTGGGTCACTTTATTAAAGACATGAAAAACATTGAGAAAGTCGAATTATTGCCTTATCACCGTTTGGGCGCACACAAATGGGAAGCAATGGGTGAAAAATATGAACTGGAAGAGGTCAATCCTCCAACAAAAGAATCCTTAGAACATATTAAATCGATTCTGGAAAGTTATGGGCATATTGTAAAATATTAA